One region of Drosophila kikkawai strain 14028-0561.14 chromosome 2R, DkikHiC1v2, whole genome shotgun sequence genomic DNA includes:
- the LOC108070835 gene encoding uncharacterized protein, protein MSTDEDSLGSPLKPATPTPAEREPRERPRGGRAGAAELLRHQQSFEARYSSIIQKQIWETSINKDVLERQLNAYFPFSRSASLSKETLGSTSVGLDHLLPSAAAAAGGSSMKSRSLATTPTRRPVGACLEKLETVDVASVSEQP, encoded by the coding sequence ATGTCCACCGACGAAGACTCCCTGGGCAGTCCCCTCAAgccggccacgcccacgccggCGGAACGGGAGCCGCGCGAGCGTCCTAGGGGCGGGCGTGCCGGTGCCGCGGAGCTGCTGCGCCATCAGCAAAGCTTCGAGGCTCGGTACAGCAGCATCATACAGAAGCAGATCTGGGAGACGAGCATCAACAAGGATGTGCTGGAGCGTCAGCTGAATGCCTACTTTCCCTTCTCCCGCAGCGCTTCGCTTTCCAAGGAGACTCTAGGATCCACATCCGTAGGACTTGATCATCTCTTGCcatcggcggcggcagcagcgggcGGTAGTTCTATGAAGTCACGCTCGCTGGCCACCACGCCCACCAGGCGTCCAGTGGGTGCCTGTCTGGAGAAGCTGGAGACCGTGGATGTGGCCTCTGTCTCGGAACAGCCTTAG
- the LOC108070834 gene encoding uncharacterized protein translates to MRPIWESASRPLFVRSVWREAIGRRHFILDYEPRQRQRWKRQKTRLRGNYQQTQSCEIFEQSTEDDSVEYLDEYLLLDATKLTLQQQQSLPTMSGRPGQIPATSGGREPRQSSRQSKRRAWLLSRGRTYHLDQHLGEHQSRRSSLQDAGSVLTPTANNPEERLAERVLHWLDLAGRTDIVKAPAPDPPATSSAQVARSAQRMQRSHHRTISLKRVATAAANHQRSLARKPSAKPLPPQQAPAQQVINTSSSASNAKPITIIFNKEGVPVRLNRPARNIDLCALSSSANTTRRLAGQLASARLYSGATASPLSEEARTPPLSSRGMASAASDSRKQLHIFMPSLPKKGLLAASSAEGSGIGGASEDALSTSFSELCQL, encoded by the exons atgCGACCCATTTGGGAGTCGGCCAGCAGGCCGCTGTTTGTACGCTCTGTGTGGCGGGAGGCCATCGGGAGGCGACACTTCATACTCGACTACGAGCCGCGACAGAGGCAGCGCTGGAAGCGACAGAAGACAAGGCTGAGAG GTAACTACCAGCAAACCCAATCCTGTGAGATCTTCGAGCAGTCCACGGAGGACGATAGTGTCGAGTACCTGGATGAGTACCTGTTATTGGACGCCACCAagctgacgctgcagcagcaacaatcccTGCCCACAATGAGTGGCCGTCCAGGACAAATCCCAGCGACAAGCGGTGGACGAGAGCCGCGGCAGAGTAGTCGCCAGTCCAAGAGGCGGGCTTGGCTGCTGAGTCGAGGGCGCACCTACCATTTAGATCAGCACCTGGGAGAGCATCAATCACGGCGCAGTTCCCTCCAGGATGCAGGTAGCGTCCTCACCCCAACCGCTAACAATCCCGAAGAGCGACTGGCCGAAAGAGTGCTCCACTGGCTGGACTTGgccggacggacggacattGTCAAGGCTCCGGCGCCCGATCCGCCGGCCACCAGCAGTGCTCAGGTGGCTAGATCCGCTCAAAGGATGCAACGTAGCCACCATCGAACTATAAGTCTTAAGCGCGTGGCCACGGCAGCAGCGAATCACCAAAGATCGCTGGCTAGGAAGCCCAGTGCCAAGCCGTTGCCGCCGCAGCAGGCCCCCGCCCAGCAGGTTATTAACACCTCCTCGTCCGCCTCGAATGCCAAGCCCATCACCATAATCTTCAACAAGGAGGGCGTGCCTGTGCGACTGAACCGTCCTGCCCGCAACATCGATCTCTGCGCTCTGAGCAGCAGTGCCAACACCACGCGCCGCTTGGCGGGACAGTTGGCCTCAGCCCGCTTGTACAGTGGAGCCACTGCATCGCCGCTGTCTGAGGAGGCGCGAACGCCGCCTCTAAGCAGTCGTGGCATGGCATCTGCCGCTTCGGACAGCCGCAAGCAGCTTCACATATTCATGCCTAGCCTGCCCAAGAAGGGATTGTTGGCAGCGAGTTCCGCAGAGGGAAGTGGCATTGGAGGTGCTAGCGAGGATGCCCTGAGCACCAGCTTCAGTGAGCTATGCCAGCTGTAG